One part of the Cyprinus carpio isolate SPL01 chromosome A25, ASM1834038v1, whole genome shotgun sequence genome encodes these proteins:
- the LOC109072713 gene encoding protein AMN1 homolog, producing the protein MISSQLAVETCINSTENEQIMATIDSLMSLCAFSVAQRAEEYEIQMLPAAVKDRLLRIMMSYGTVTDSNISQLVHNGTHTLDLQNCKVSDSALQQIYCLQLRTILLRGCADITSEGVEVLASRCPYLQVVDLTGCTAVTDSGIQALARHCKGLEVISLRGCTALSDKALLELGESCRMLHSIYFSGTEVTDQAVIGLANGVCSHSLKELQMIRCRNLTDVAVTAVLSNCANIRIFNFHGCPLITDRSREALQNFTGPNKIQQVSWTVY; encoded by the exons ATGATATCATCGCAGTTAGCCGTAGAAACGTGTATAAACAGCACTGAAAACGAGCAAATCATGGCTACCATAGATTCTCTGATGAGCTT GTGCGCTTTTAGTGTTGCTCAGCGTGCTGAGGAGTATGAGATCCAGATGTTGCCTGCTGCCGTTAAAGACAGATTATTGCGGATAATGATGTCTTATGGCACGGTCACCGACTCCAACATCAGCCAG CTCGTGCACAATGGAACTCATACACTGGATCTGCAGAACTGCAAGGTGTCCGACTCTGCGCTTCAACAAATCTACTGCCTACAGCTGAGGACAATCCTGTTAAGAGGCTGTGCAGATATCACTTCTGAGG GTGTAGAGGTGCTGGCATCCCGGTGCCCTTATCTTCAGGTAGTTGATCTCACGGGCTGCACGGCTGTGACAGATTCAGGGATTCAGGCTCTGGCGCGACACTGCAAAGGTTTAGAAGTGATTTCCCTGCGTGGCTGCACCGCTCTCAGTGACAAAGCCCTGCTGGAGCTGGGAGAGAGCTGCAGGATGCTGCACAGCATTTACTTCTCTGGGACAGAG GTAACTGATCAAGCGGTCATTGGACTCGCAAATGGAGTTTGTTCACATAGCCTAAAG GAGTTACAGATGATACGATGTCGCAATTTGACTGATGTGGCAGTGactgctgttctttcaaactgtGCCAACATCAGAATTTTTAATTTCCATGGATGTCCCCTGATTACAG ATAGATCAAGGGAGGCGCTCCAAAACTTTACTGGCCCCAACAAGATCCAACAGGTGTCTTGGACTGTGTACTGA